Proteins found in one Homalodisca vitripennis isolate AUS2020 chromosome 4, UT_GWSS_2.1, whole genome shotgun sequence genomic segment:
- the LOC124361090 gene encoding cyclin-dependent kinase inhibitor 1C-like, translating into MRCLIVLALAALAQAEPLYRVDSPAVVSYAAPLVAADTTETAALKTLAIEKAKTGAPAPYFDSFNRAYFAPAATAYAPAAVPAYAPAAVPAFAPASVAAYAPAAVPTYHALAPAAVPAYAPAYAPAYAPAYAPAVAPAYAPAVAPAFAPAVAPALAF; encoded by the exons ATGAGGTGTCTG ATTGTCCTTGCTCTTGCCGCCCTGGCTCAGGCCGAACCCCTTTACCGAGTGGACTCTCCCGCTGTAGTCTCCTACGCCGCACCCTTGGTGGCCGCAGACACAACTGAGACAGCTGCTCTCAAGACTCTGGCTATCGAGAAGGCAAAGACTGGTGCTCCTGCCCCATACTTTGACTCGTTCAACAGGGCTTACTTCGCCCCAGCCGCTACCGCCTACGCCCCTGCTGCCGTCCCAGCATACGCCCCAGCCGCTGTTCCTGCTTTCGCACCTGCCTCCGTGGCAGCATATGCTCCAGCAGCTGTTCCTACCTATCATGCCCTAGCCCCTGCTGCAGTTCCAGCCTACGCCCCGGCCTACGCCCCGGCCTACGCTCCAGCCTATGCCCCAGCTGTTGCCCCAGCCTATGCTCCAGCTGTTGCCCCAGCCTTTGCCCCAGCTGTTGCCCCAGCTTTGgctttttaa
- the LOC124361091 gene encoding angiomotin-like, which produces MRCLIVLALAALAQANPLYRVETPAVVSYAAPLVAADTTETAALKTLAIEKAKTGAPAPFFDSFNRAYYAPAATAYAPAAVPAYAPAAVPAFAPASVAAYAPAAVPTYHALAPAAVPAYAPAYAPAYAPAYAPAYAPAYAPAVAPALVI; this is translated from the exons ATGAGGTGTCTG ATTGTCCTTGCTCTTGCCGCCCTGGCTCAGGCCAACCCCCTTTACCGGGTGGAGACCCCCGCTGTAGTCTCCTACGCCGCACCTCTGGTGGCCGCTGACACAACTGAGACAGCCGCTCTCAAGACTCTGGCTATCGAGAAGGCAAAGACCGGTGCTCCTGCCCCATTCTTTGACTCGTTCAACAGGGCTTACTACGCCCCAGCCGCTACCGCCTACGCCCCTGCTGCCGTCCCAGCATACGCCCCAGCCGCTGTTCCTGCTTTCGCACCTGCCTCCGTGGCAGCATATGCTCCAGCAGCTGTTCCTACCTATCATGCCCTAGCCCCTGCTGCAGTTCCAGCCTACGCCCCGGCCTACGCCCCGGCCTACGCCCCGGCCTACGCTCCAGCCTATGCCCCAGCCTATGCCCCAGCTGTTGCCCCAGCTTTGGTAATCTAA